The Kineococcus radiotolerans SRS30216 = ATCC BAA-149 genomic interval CCGCGGCGAGCAGCAGCTCCACCGCTTCACCGATCGGCCCCAGGCTGTGGGCGGCGAGGTCGCGCCACGTCGCTGCCTCCACGGCGGCGAACACGTGGTTCTTCACCCGCGCGTAGGCGGCGACCCGCTCGAACCAGCCCGCCAGCGCCTCGACGGGGCTCCTGGTCGACACGAGGTCCGATGCGGCCGCGACGAGCTCCTCGACGTCGTGGCGGTAGACCTCGACCAGGAGGTCCTCGCGGGTGGGGAAATGCCGGTACAGCGTCCCCTGCCCGATGCCGCAGGCCTTGGCGACGGCGTTGAGCTTCAACTCCCCGGGCTCGCGCAGCTGCTCGCGCGCCGCGTCCAGGATCAGTTCGCGGTTGCGTTGGGCGTCAGCGCGACGGGCACTCACGGTAGGAACAACTTCCTCGACGGAAACGGACACCTGTCCGCTATGGTCGTCGACGTATCCGGACACGTGTCCACTCTAGCGCCACGCCTCCTGGAGGAGCTCTGTGACCATCCACGACAAGATCATCGCCATCACCGGTGCCAGCAGCGGCATCGGTGAGGCCACCGCCCGCCACCTCGCCTCCCGCGGTGCCGCCGTCGTCCTCGGTGCCCGTC includes:
- a CDS encoding TetR/AcrR family transcriptional regulator, with product MSVSVEEVVPTVSARRADAQRNRELILDAAREQLREPGELKLNAVAKACGIGQGTLYRHFPTREDLLVEVYRHDVEELVAAASDLVSTRSPVEALAGWFERVAAYARVKNHVFAAVEAATWRDLAAHSLGPIGEAVELLLAAGRAEGSIRADVEARDVIVLIGWLSRLDDTELDERGPRLLSVLLDGLRTPQG